The Halotia branconii CENA392 region ATTTTGCCAAAAGCGAAAGAATTGATAACCCTATCAACAGATTTTTCATTGCAAATATGGTCTGATTTGATTAAAAACTGCAAAGTTTCAAATTTGCAGAGCAGTTAAATGAGAATTGAGATCAGTTTTGTAACAAAAGCAAAAGAATTGCCAACCGCATCAACAGATTTTTCATTGTAAATCAGTGTTCACATCCTATATTCTGGTTTCTAGAAGCACAGACTTGATTGTTTTGCTTTTTTATAAAGTTTTTTTTAAATGGTCTTGAAAGCAGTTCTCTAAAGCAGTGATCGCAAGCCATAGCTATCTTTACTATCAACTAAGCTTGGCTGTATGTCGTCAAAATCACAGGATTGTTCGTATTAGATATTACAAAGAGTCCGGGCGTGAAATAGTGAGTCTTTGTGCAAATTTCTGAAATTAAGTGAAAGCAATGAGTAAAAAGTATACTGGTTCAAATTCTCCTCTAATGGTTACTGAGCCACACAGCAAATATGTAGAATCTGCGTTAGATGAATCTCGTCAATTAGACAAGTCGGGAAAAAATGAGATTCAGCCTTTTTTACCTGACGGTACAGACCCAACGCCTTCAGTCGCCGATGCAACTGCCCAAATGTTAGCCAAATTGGGAGTAAGTAGCGCTTTTGGTGTGGCTGGGGGTGCGATGGCTAGTCTATGGGGCGCACTGTCAAATAGCTCTATAGAAGTATTGAACTTCCGCCATGAAACTGGGGCTGCCTTTGCAGCAGTTGAGGCATATTTTGCTAGCGATCGCCCTACAGTTATATTTACCACAGCCGGGCCGGGGATCACTAATTCTCTGACAGGTTTATTTGCTGCTCGTGGCGAAGGTGCAAAGGTAATTTTAGTCTCAGCTTGCACCTCAGCCCCAAATCGTGGGCGTTGGGCAATTCAAGAAACCAGCAGCTACACATTACCCAGTGGGGGAATGTTTACATCAGGAGCATTATTCAACTATGCAATCACGATTGAATCTGCTGCCCAACTACCGCAGATTTTCCGTAAACTGGCTTTAGCTTTAGCCCAACCAGGGGGATTTGTAGCTCATTTGAGCATTCCTACTAGTGTGCAGACAAGTTTAGTTGAGGATATATCTTGGCCTCAACTAGATATACCTCGTAATGCGATCGCACCGAATCAACAAGCGATCGCTAAATCTGTAGAATTATTATCGGCTGGCCGCTTTGCTATCTGGGTTGGTTTCGGGGCGCGGGAAGCAGCAGAAGAAATTCGCCAACTCGCCGAAAAAACTGGTGCAGCAGTCATGTCCTCACCCCGCGCCAAAGGTATTTTTCCTGAAGATCATCCTCAATATATAGGTGTCACAGGTTTAGGTGGTCATGCTTCTGTCTTTACCTACATGCAAGAACAACCACCACTTTGTACCCTCGTACTGGGAACCCGCCTTGGTGAACCGACTTCCTTTTGGAGTCCGGCGATGGTTCCCCCCAGAGGTTTCGTCCATGTAGATATAGACCCAGAAGTACCAGGAGTAGCTTATTCACACGCTGAAACTTTTGCAGTCCGGGCTGATATCAAAACCTATTTGCAGGAACTATTAAAGCATTGGCCAGAGAATGATTCGCCCTCTATAGAGACATTACCTCATCCAGAACACGAAGTAATTCCCTTAGATTTAGATATAGATTATCCCGTGCGGCCAGAAGTATTGATGGCAGCTATTCAAAAGGTAATTGTTGAAGGCAGTAATGCCGTAGTTATGGCAGAGTGCGGTAACTCCTTTACTTGGTCAACTCATTTTCTCAAATTCCCCCAAGCTAATCGCTACCGAGTTAGTACCGGAGTTGGCGCAATGGGTCACGCCGTCACAGGAGTATTAGGTGCAGCACAAGCACGCAACGGCAAAGCCGTAGCCATTGTCGGTGATGGTGCAATGCTCATGAATAACGAAATTAGCACAGCCGTCAAATACAAAATTCCTGCCATCTGGATTGTACTAAACGACGCTCGTTATAACATGTGCCATCAAGGCATGAAAATACTGGGATTAACAGGTGCGGATGCCACAATGCCAGTGACAAACTTTGCCATGATAGCACGCGGTATGGGAGCCGAGGCGATCGCAGTCGTCAGAGAAACAGATCTCGAAGCCGCATTAGAACAAGCATTAGCTGCAAATGTTCCCTTTTTAATCGACGTAGTAATTGATCCCGACAGACTTGCACCCTCTGGTGGACGCAACAAAAGTTTAGCAGCTCAAGGAGTTAAATCTAGTCCAGCCAAAACTCCAGCTAAAGCAGTCTCATTCCCATCAGTTTGACCGAAAACAGGGTGTGAGCAACCTCATACCCTCAATCCATTCATCTTTTTCCTCTCTGCGCCTCCGCGTCTCTGCGTGAGAAAAGTAATCAATAACCAAGTAACCAAAATGCTGCTATTTGAAACCGTTAGAGAAATGGGTCACGAACAAGTTCTCTTTTGTCATGGAAAAAATCCAGACATTAGAGCAATAATCGCCATCCATAGCACGACCCTAGGCCCAGCAATGGGAGCAACCAGATTATTTCCTTACATGAACGAAGAAGCTGCCTTAGAAGATGCACTTCGTCTTAGTCGAGGAATGACCTACAAAGCTGCCTGTGCTAACATTCCCGCCGGTGGAGGAAAAGCAGTAATTATTGCTAACCCTGAAAACAAAACAGATGACTTGTTAAGAGCTTATGGACGTTTTGTAGACAGTCTTAACGGTCGTTTTATTACAGGACAAGATGTCAACATTACTCCTGACGACGTGCGGACAATTAGTCAAGAAACCAATCATGTTGTTGGCGTATTTGAAAAATCTGGTGGCCCTGCTCCCATCACAGCCTGGGGAGTATTTCTAGGTATTAAAGCCGCTGTCAAATTCCGTTGGCAAAACGAAAATCTACAAGGCATGAAAGTTGCAGTTCAAGGTTTAGGAAATGTTGGCAAAAACCTCTGCCGTCATTTGCATGAACAAGGCGTAAAGCTTTATGTCAGTGATGTTAATTCAACCAAAGCAAAAGAAATAAAAAACCTTTTTGGTGCAACGGTTGTAGAACCAGAAGAAATTTACTCTTTAGATGTAGATATTTTCTCACCTTGTGCTTTAGGTGGAACCCTTAATAGTCATACAATTCCTTTTTTGCAAGCTCCAATTATTGCTGGTGCAGCTAATAATCAATTAGGAATTGAGCAACTACATAGTCAAATGCTTACCAAAAAAGGAATTTTGTACACTCCTGACTATGTAATTAACGCTGGAGGATTAATTAATGTCTATAACGAAATGATTGGTTACGAAGAAGAAAAAGCCTTTCAGCAAGTGCAAAATATTTACGACACATTGTTAGCAATTTTTGATATTGCTAAACAACAAGAAATTACAACTAATGATGCTGCAAAACAATTAGCAGAAGAGCGCATCAACAACGGTAAGTACAGCAAAGTTAAGGCGATCGCAGCTTAATTATTATTATCTTCAGGAGTTAAAAATGGAAAAAAATACGTTTGCAACATCAGCTTATATCGCTACTTCACCAAAAAGCGCCTTCGACTACCTTTGTAGTTTAAAAAATTTAGACGAATGGACGCTTTATAGCCGAATGAAAGAGCAAATTGACGAAGATACTTGGTTGGGTACAGCATCTGGATATCACAAAAATCTTTACTATCACGTTAAAAAACTAGAAAATCCGCTTTTTTACGGCATTGAATGGCACTGCGGTTTAGAGTATCAAAAATATTTTCAGGTTTACCCAGTCTTGCTATTTCCTACCGACTATATTGAGCCGGGAACAGATGAAAAAGGCGTGTATTTTCATTGGTTGAGTTTTGTCGATCCCAAACGTCAAACTCAGATGATTATGCAGGGAATCCACACGGTACATACTTCCGAGTGTCGTTCTCTTAAAGGTAATTTAGAACGTAAAAATGGTCATACTACAGCCGCCAAAGGAAGCTATTTTATTGATACTGACACTATTTATGTTGATGCCCCAATTGAAATGGGAATTGACTATTTAAAAGACTTAAAAAACATTGATGATTGGGCGCATTTACTACGACCAGACGGCAATATTACTGCTGAATCAGGTCAATTCAAAGATGAATATGACCAGAAAGTAAAAGTTTCTGTACGAGTTTATAGCTTGAGTAAATATTACTTACTTGAACAAGAACATTTTTATCCAGATTACGAATATTATCAGCGCTCTGTAACATTACTAATTCCC contains the following coding sequences:
- the scyA gene encoding scytonemin biosynthesis protein ScyA (ScyA, a thiamin diphosphate-dependent enzyme, performs an acyloin condensation during scytonemin biosythesis. It joins a molecule of indole-3-pyruvate to one of para-hydroxyphenylpyruvic acid.), which encodes MSKKYTGSNSPLMVTEPHSKYVESALDESRQLDKSGKNEIQPFLPDGTDPTPSVADATAQMLAKLGVSSAFGVAGGAMASLWGALSNSSIEVLNFRHETGAAFAAVEAYFASDRPTVIFTTAGPGITNSLTGLFAARGEGAKVILVSACTSAPNRGRWAIQETSSYTLPSGGMFTSGALFNYAITIESAAQLPQIFRKLALALAQPGGFVAHLSIPTSVQTSLVEDISWPQLDIPRNAIAPNQQAIAKSVELLSAGRFAIWVGFGAREAAEEIRQLAEKTGAAVMSSPRAKGIFPEDHPQYIGVTGLGGHASVFTYMQEQPPLCTLVLGTRLGEPTSFWSPAMVPPRGFVHVDIDPEVPGVAYSHAETFAVRADIKTYLQELLKHWPENDSPSIETLPHPEHEVIPLDLDIDYPVRPEVLMAAIQKVIVEGSNAVVMAECGNSFTWSTHFLKFPQANRYRVSTGVGAMGHAVTGVLGAAQARNGKAVAIVGDGAMLMNNEISTAVKYKIPAIWIVLNDARYNMCHQGMKILGLTGADATMPVTNFAMIARGMGAEAIAVVRETDLEAALEQALAANVPFLIDVVIDPDRLAPSGGRNKSLAAQGVKSSPAKTPAKAVSFPSV
- the scyB gene encoding tryptophan dehydrogenase ScyB, with protein sequence MLLFETVREMGHEQVLFCHGKNPDIRAIIAIHSTTLGPAMGATRLFPYMNEEAALEDALRLSRGMTYKAACANIPAGGGKAVIIANPENKTDDLLRAYGRFVDSLNGRFITGQDVNITPDDVRTISQETNHVVGVFEKSGGPAPITAWGVFLGIKAAVKFRWQNENLQGMKVAVQGLGNVGKNLCRHLHEQGVKLYVSDVNSTKAKEIKNLFGATVVEPEEIYSLDVDIFSPCALGGTLNSHTIPFLQAPIIAGAANNQLGIEQLHSQMLTKKGILYTPDYVINAGGLINVYNEMIGYEEEKAFQQVQNIYDTLLAIFDIAKQQEITTNDAAKQLAEERINNGKYSKVKAIAA
- the scyC gene encoding scytonemin biosynthesis cyclase/decarboxylase ScyC (ScyC, an enzyme in the biosynthesis pathway for the cyanobacterial natural sunscreen scytonemin, performs a cyclization and decarboxylation on the compound ScyA produces.); amino-acid sequence: MEKNTFATSAYIATSPKSAFDYLCSLKNLDEWTLYSRMKEQIDEDTWLGTASGYHKNLYYHVKKLENPLFYGIEWHCGLEYQKYFQVYPVLLFPTDYIEPGTDEKGVYFHWLSFVDPKRQTQMIMQGIHTVHTSECRSLKGNLERKNGHTTAAKGSYFIDTDTIYVDAPIEMGIDYLKDLKNIDDWAHLLRPDGNITAESGQFKDEYDQKVKVSVRVYSLSKYYLLEQEHFYPDYEYYQRSVTLLIPTAYAFADPEASGFILHRITFWKTDKTVTHGKLQIEDFGAESMNIKRLLEAKAGNLQSFDRGMSYLPKIQELVAN